TTGATTGCCCTGGATGTTGTCAATAATAGTCCGAACGGCTCTGAGAAGGATCCGAATTTTTTCCTGTTAGGCGAAAACGATCCGGGAGGTGGTCATGCCCCGGCATTCGGTCCGGGGTCGCGGCAGTATTCCTGGCTTGAACGTCAGCTGCAGGAAAGCCAGAGCAAAAGCTCGTTTACATTTGTCATTTTGCATCACCTGCCCTATTCAGTCGGGCCGCACGGCTGGCCTGCCGGTGAAGGCGCCGGCCTTAATAACCAATCCGGCGTACCGGTTCGCTCACTCACGCCGCTGTTTATGCGTTACGGTGTCGATGCCGTCTTTGCCGGGCACGACGAAATGTGGGAGCGTTCTGAAATCACCGGGATTGAAATCAAACCTGATGGCCACCGACGCGACCACAGCATCCACTTCTACGACGTTGGCATTGGCGGAGACGACCTGCGCGGACCGGAAGCGGGCCTTGAGAATCCCGAACAAAAATTTCTGGTGCACAAGGACGCACCCGAAATCTGGCAGGACGGCGTACTAATTGACGGCGGCAAACATTACGGTCACCTGGAAGTGGATGTGGAGCCGCTGCCGAATGGCGATTGGCAGGCGATCCTTAAACCAGTCTACGTTTTCCCAACATTTAATAAAGAAGAAAAAATTTATGATGGTTACGAAAGGCGGGTCTATGATGATATTATCATTTTGAGAAATGAATAAATGTAAAAAAAATCAAAACAAACTTTAAACACTGAAGGTCGCCGAATATCACTGAAAACACATTAGATCAAGACAAATATGGTATTCTTCGCCGTTCGGTGTTTCAGTGTCATTCAGTGTTAAATGTCTTTTCGAAATCTAAACAATTAATTCTAACCTGCTTGCTTTTTTATCTTTGCTCCCTTATATTCAGCACTGGAAAAACAATCGGTTGTCAATCCTAACCCGCATCTCTAAGTTTCAATTTCAAAATATATTCGGAGCTAAATTATGCCCCAACTCCTAAAATTTATAGGGTCCTCAGTCGGAAAGAAATTCCTCATGGCTTTAACCGGACTGGCGATGGTTATTTTTTTACTCGAACACTTATCGGGCAACCTTTTATTGTTCAGCAAAAACCCTGACCCGTATAATGAATATGCGGATTTTTTGCTCAGTTTCGGCTGGCTGATCATTGTGGCCGAATTGGGTTTAATTGCAATTTTGCTCTTTCATATGGTCTCAGCTATTTCAATATCAATCGGCAAGAAGAAAGCCCGGCCGGTTGCTTACGCCAAAACCGGGAACGCCGGCGAGCCGAGCAAAAAAACCTTTTCTTCGAAAACCATGATCTGGACCGGTTTGCTGATATTCGCTTTTATTGCCATCCATTTGAAGACATTCAAATTTGGACCGAATTATTCCTCCACTGTTGATGGCGTTGAAATGCGCGACCTGCACACCCTGGTCTGGGAGGTCTTTCAAAACCCGATTTACGTGGTCTGGTATGTCGGCGCGCTCATTTTTCTCGGCTTTCACCTGCGCCACGGTTTTTGGAGCGCCTTTCAATCTCTTGGCGTCCATCATCCGCGCTACACGCCGGTTATTTATTCGGTTGGAATTTTAGTCGCTATCATTATCTCTGTCGGTTTCCTTGGCATTCCGCTTTGGATCTATTTCACAGGAGCATAAAATGCAACTCGACTCGAAAGTCCCCGACGGCCCGTTAGCCGAAAAGTGGGATACGCACAAATTCAATCTTAAGCTGGTCAACCCGGCCAACAAACGAAAATACACCATCATCGTGGTTGGAACCGGATTAGCGGGCGGTTCCGCTGCTGCGACTCTCGCCGAATTGGGGTACAATGTCATAAACTTCTGCATTCAGGACTCACCGCGCCGGGCGCACAGTATTGCAGCTCAAGGTGGAATTAACGCGGCCAAAAACTATCCTAACGACGGCGACAGTATCTGGCGGCTTTTTTACGACACCATTAAAGGCGGTGACTACCGTTCCCGTGAAGCCAATGTTTACCGGCTGGCGCAAATCAGCAACAATATTATCGACCAGTGCGTGGCTCAAGGTGTGCCTTTTGCCCGGGAATACGGCGGTCTTTTAGACAACCGCTCTTTTGGCGGCGCGCAGGTCTCGCGGACTTTTTACGCACGCGGGCAAACTGGTCAGCAATTGCTATTGGGGGCCTACAGCGCTCTTATGCGACAGGTTGATGCAGGCAAAGTCAAACTCTTGCCGCGCCACGAAATGCTGGATTTAGTTGTAAAAAATGGTCACGCTCGCGGCATTGTCACACGCAACCTGGTCAACGGTGAAATCAAATCATTTGCCGGGGACGCCGTAGTTTTGGCGACCGGCGGATATGGAAATGTTTACTATCTTTCTACCAACGCACAAAATTCGAATGTAACCGCGGCCTGGCGCTGTCACAAACGCGGCGCGCTCATGGCCAACCCCTGCTATACCCAGATTCATCCGACCTGCATTCCGGT
This candidate division KSB1 bacterium DNA region includes the following protein-coding sequences:
- a CDS encoding succinate dehydrogenase cytochrome b subunit, yielding MPQLLKFIGSSVGKKFLMALTGLAMVIFLLEHLSGNLLLFSKNPDPYNEYADFLLSFGWLIIVAELGLIAILLFHMVSAISISIGKKKARPVAYAKTGNAGEPSKKTFSSKTMIWTGLLIFAFIAIHLKTFKFGPNYSSTVDGVEMRDLHTLVWEVFQNPIYVVWYVGALIFLGFHLRHGFWSAFQSLGVHHPRYTPVIYSVGILVAIIISVGFLGIPLWIYFTGA
- a CDS encoding FAD-binding protein, with the translated sequence MQLDSKVPDGPLAEKWDTHKFNLKLVNPANKRKYTIIVVGTGLAGGSAAATLAELGYNVINFCIQDSPRRAHSIAAQGGINAAKNYPNDGDSIWRLFYDTIKGGDYRSREANVYRLAQISNNIIDQCVAQGVPFAREYGGLLDNRSFGGAQVSRTFYARGQTGQQLLLGAYSALMRQVDAGKVKLLPRHEMLDLVVKNGHARGIVTRNLVNGEIKSFAGDAVVLATGGYGNVYYLSTNAQNSNVTAAWRCHKRGALMANPCYTQIHPTCIPVSGDYQAKLTLMSESLRNDGRVWVPKEKGDTRSPNQIPEDERDYYLEKRYPSFGNLVPRDV